Proteins encoded in a region of the Trypanosoma brucei gambiense DAL972 chromosome 6, complete sequence genome:
- a CDS encoding CCR4 associated factor, putative — protein MMQYGGGTHYGAYAQQQPQPQPQPHQRFPSAALKAGNVSLIPSLSKSPMIRDVWEDNLEQEFGIIRSLIKDYPFVAMDTEFPGVVAKPVGNFKSTHEFYYQTLRCNVNLLKMIQLGITLLNEKGEVPENCCTWQFNFRFCLTEDVYAQDSIQLLCHGGINFDYFSEYGVEVTHFAELLISSGLVLNPDIRWLAFHAGYDFGYLIKVVGGKDLPEKEEDFLQTFHALFPCVYDIKYLLRSTELTHSLGLDHLADSLRVRRFGMAHQAGSDSLLTGHCYFKLLRDCFNSNIPVANNGVLYGLCEDSSSAGTPNSTTIPGSGGGGGHAFSNFTGSKNAAFPASPIMTQAVKGHS, from the coding sequence ATGATGCAGTATGGTGGCGGGACACATTATGGAGCCTacgcacagcagcaaccgcaaCCGCAACCTCAACCCCATCAACGTTTTCCATCGGCTGCTCTTAAGGCGGGAAATGTTTCCCTCATTCCATCACTTAGTAAATCACCAATGATTCGCGATGTGTGGGAGGATAACTTAGAGCAGGAGTTTGGTATAATCCGTTCGCTTATCAAAGACTACCCATTTGTGGCTATGGATACTGAGTTTCCCGGTGTAGTAGCGAAACCTGTCGGTAACTTCAAATCCACGCACGAGTTCTATTACCAAACGCTGCGGTGCAATGTGAATTTACTGAAGATGATTCAGCTAGGCATTACACTTCTCAATGAGAAGGGCGAGGTTCCCGAGAACTGCTGCACGTGGCAGTTCAACTTCCGCTTCTGCCTCACAGAGGATGTGTACGCGCAGGATAGTATTCAGTTGTTGTGTCATGGTGGCATTAACTTCGATTACTTCTCCGAGTATGGCGTGGAGGTGACGCACTTCGCAGAGCTGCTCATCTCCAGCGGACTCGTGTTAAATCCCGACATTCGCTGGTTGGCCTTCCACGCCGGTTACGACTTTGGATACCTGATCAAAGTAGTGGGTGGAAAAGACCTaccagaaaaggaggaggatttCCTACAAACCTTCCATGCCCTTTTCCCGTGCGTGTATGATATCAAATATCTCTTGCGTTCCACCGAGTTAACGCACTCATTGGGATTAGATCACCTTGCCGATAGCCTCCGCGTGCGGCGTTTCGGCATGGCTCATCAGGCGGGCAGCGACTCGTTGCTGACGGGCCATTGTTATTTTAAATTGCTGCGTGACTGTTTTAACTCCAATATACCTGTAGCAAACAATGGCGTGCTTTATGGGCTCTGTGAAGATTCCTCGTCAGCAGGGACCCCCAACAGCACAACAATACCTGgcagcggtggtggtggcggtcaTGCCTTCAGTAACTTCAcgggaagcaaaaatgccGCCTTTCCGGCTTCTCCAATAATGACACAAGCGGTAAAGGGTCATAGCTGA